From a region of the Chlorocebus sabaeus isolate Y175 chromosome 23, mChlSab1.0.hap1, whole genome shotgun sequence genome:
- the C23H5orf46 gene encoding uncharacterized protein C5orf46 homolog codes for MFQMYLNNLSAPIPSATRMAVSVLRLTVVLGLLVLILTCYADDKPDKPDDKPDDSGKDPKPDFPKFLNLLGTEIIENAVEFILRSMSRSTGFMEFDDNQGKHSSK; via the exons ATGTTTCAGATGTATCTGAACAATTTATCTGCACCAATACCCAGTGCTACCAGAATGGCTGTCTCAGTACTTCGCCTGACAGTTGTCCTGGGACTGCTTGTCTTAATCCTGACCTGCTATGCAG ATGACAAACCAGACAAGCCAGACGACAAGCCAGACGACTCAGGCAAAGACCCAAAGCCAGACTTCCCCAAATTCCTAAACCTCCTGGGCACAGAGATCATTGAGAATGCAGTCGAGTTCATCCTCCGCTCCATGTCCAGGAGCAC aGGATTTATGGAATTTGATGATAATCAAGGAAAGCATTCATCAAAGTGA